In the Nymphalis io chromosome 2, ilAglIoxx1.1, whole genome shotgun sequence genome, one interval contains:
- the LOC126778730 gene encoding UDP-glucuronic acid decarboxylase 1 isoform X2: MSLIVWQNQINSTGSARQNQRIDKDFQDIEYRDFNHMPKKNYFNQNILKEMESNKVVDNSNLELAEAKARIEILEKKLAILEGRIPQKYPDVKYLGYKERKRILVTGGAGFVGSHLVDILMTQGHEVIVVDNFFTGRKRNVEHWFGHRNFEMIHHDIVNPLYIEADEIYHLASPASPPHYMQNPVKTIKTNTLGTINMLGLARRVGAKILIASTSEVYGDPMVHPQPESYWGHVNPIGPRACYDEGKRVAETLAYSYAKQENVSVRVARIFNTYGPRMHVSDGRVVSNFIMQAIQNLTITVYGNGKQTRSFCYVSDLVDGLLGLMASSYTLPVNIGNPVEHTIEEFAVIIKNLVPGCRSTVATGAAVEDDPQRRRPDITIAETHLNWSPKISLQDGLQRTIDYFKEELTRTTFYNNQTYMDVKVKSRH, translated from the exons ATGAGTTTAATTGTgtg gcaaaatcaaataaatagcaCAGGAAGTGCCAGACAAAACCAAAGAATAGATAAGGATTTCCAGGACATAGAGTACCGAGATTTTAATCACATGCCAAAGAAAAATTActtcaatcaaaatattttaaaagagatGGAAAGTAACAAAGTTGTTGATAATTCAAACCTAGAGCTGGCAGAAGCGAAAGCACGAATAGAAATATTAGAGAAAAAATTAGCTATTTTAGAAGGAAGAATACCACAAAAATATCCTGATGTCAAATATCTTGGATATAAGGAACGAAAGAGAATATtg gtCACAGGTGGGGCAGGATTTGTTGGATCTCACCTTGTCGACATTCTTATGACTCAAGGACATGAAGTCATTGTTGTTGACAATTTTTTCACTGGCCGCAAAAGAAATGTTGAGCATTGGTTCGGACACAGAAATTTTGAGATGATTCATCATGATATTGTGAATCCATTATATATTGAG GCAGATGAAATATACCACTTAGCTAGTCCAGCGAGCCCACCACATTACATGCAAAACcctgtaaaaacaattaaaacaaatactttgGGAACAATCAATATgcttg gtttGGCGAGGAGAGTGGGAGCAAAAATTTTAATAGCTAGCACCTCTGAAGTCTATGGTGACCCAATGGTTCATCCACAACCGGAATCATACTGGGGCCACGTCAATCCAAtag GGCCACGTGCGTGCTATGACGAAGGCAAGAGAGTGGCAGAAACACTAGCGTACTCATACGCCAAGCAGGAGAATGTGTCTGTACGAGTTGCcagaatatttaatacttatggACCTCGAATGCACGTTTCGGATGGAAGAGTCGTGTCCAATTTCATTATGCAAGCTATACAAAATTTAACTATTACA gTTTATGGCAATGGAAAACAAACGCGGTCGTTTTGTTATGTCTCGGATCTGGTAGATGGCCTATTAGGACTAATGGCTTCCAGTTATACCTTACCAGTTAATATTGGAAATCCAGTAGAACATACTATAGAAG AATTtgctgtaataataaagaatCTAGTCCCCGGGTGTCGTAGTACCGTAGCAACTGGTGCTGCTGTCGAAGATGACCCTCAGCGCCGACGTCCAGATATCACCATAGCTGAAACACATCTCAATTGGTCTCCTaag ataTCTCTACAAGATGGGTTACAGAGAACGATTGATTATTTCAAAGAAGAGTTGACGAGAACAACATTCTACAACAACCAAACGTACATGGACGTAAAAGTAAAAAGTCGACATTAA
- the LOC126778730 gene encoding UDP-glucuronic acid decarboxylase 1 isoform X3, translating into MPKKNYFNQNILKEMESNKVVDNSNLELAEAKARIEILEKKLAILEGRIPQKYPDVKYLGYKERKRILVTGGAGFVGSHLVDILMTQGHEVIVVDNFFTGRKRNVEHWFGHRNFEMIHHDIVNPLYIEADEIYHLASPASPPHYMQNPVKTIKTNTLGTINMLGLARRVGAKILIASTSEVYGDPMVHPQPESYWGHVNPIGPRACYDEGKRVAETLAYSYAKQENVSVRVARIFNTYGPRMHVSDGRVVSNFIMQAIQNLTITVYGNGKQTRSFCYVSDLVDGLLGLMASSYTLPVNIGNPVEHTIEEFAVIIKNLVPGCRSTVATGAAVEDDPQRRRPDITIAETHLNWSPKISLQDGLQRTIDYFKEELTRTTFYNNQTYMDVKVKSRH; encoded by the exons ATGCCAAAGAAAAATTActtcaatcaaaatattttaaaagagatGGAAAGTAACAAAGTTGTTGATAATTCAAACCTAGAGCTGGCAGAAGCGAAAGCACGAATAGAAATATTAGAGAAAAAATTAGCTATTTTAGAAGGAAGAATACCACAAAAATATCCTGATGTCAAATATCTTGGATATAAGGAACGAAAGAGAATATtg gtCACAGGTGGGGCAGGATTTGTTGGATCTCACCTTGTCGACATTCTTATGACTCAAGGACATGAAGTCATTGTTGTTGACAATTTTTTCACTGGCCGCAAAAGAAATGTTGAGCATTGGTTCGGACACAGAAATTTTGAGATGATTCATCATGATATTGTGAATCCATTATATATTGAG GCAGATGAAATATACCACTTAGCTAGTCCAGCGAGCCCACCACATTACATGCAAAACcctgtaaaaacaattaaaacaaatactttgGGAACAATCAATATgcttg gtttGGCGAGGAGAGTGGGAGCAAAAATTTTAATAGCTAGCACCTCTGAAGTCTATGGTGACCCAATGGTTCATCCACAACCGGAATCATACTGGGGCCACGTCAATCCAAtag GGCCACGTGCGTGCTATGACGAAGGCAAGAGAGTGGCAGAAACACTAGCGTACTCATACGCCAAGCAGGAGAATGTGTCTGTACGAGTTGCcagaatatttaatacttatggACCTCGAATGCACGTTTCGGATGGAAGAGTCGTGTCCAATTTCATTATGCAAGCTATACAAAATTTAACTATTACA gTTTATGGCAATGGAAAACAAACGCGGTCGTTTTGTTATGTCTCGGATCTGGTAGATGGCCTATTAGGACTAATGGCTTCCAGTTATACCTTACCAGTTAATATTGGAAATCCAGTAGAACATACTATAGAAG AATTtgctgtaataataaagaatCTAGTCCCCGGGTGTCGTAGTACCGTAGCAACTGGTGCTGCTGTCGAAGATGACCCTCAGCGCCGACGTCCAGATATCACCATAGCTGAAACACATCTCAATTGGTCTCCTaag ataTCTCTACAAGATGGGTTACAGAGAACGATTGATTATTTCAAAGAAGAGTTGACGAGAACAACATTCTACAACAACCAAACGTACATGGACGTAAAAGTAAAAAGTCGACATTAA
- the LOC126778730 gene encoding UDP-glucuronic acid decarboxylase 1 isoform X1: MIRQSLKFRKTVTIICVLSLLILIFLILRQNQINSTGSARQNQRIDKDFQDIEYRDFNHMPKKNYFNQNILKEMESNKVVDNSNLELAEAKARIEILEKKLAILEGRIPQKYPDVKYLGYKERKRILVTGGAGFVGSHLVDILMTQGHEVIVVDNFFTGRKRNVEHWFGHRNFEMIHHDIVNPLYIEADEIYHLASPASPPHYMQNPVKTIKTNTLGTINMLGLARRVGAKILIASTSEVYGDPMVHPQPESYWGHVNPIGPRACYDEGKRVAETLAYSYAKQENVSVRVARIFNTYGPRMHVSDGRVVSNFIMQAIQNLTITVYGNGKQTRSFCYVSDLVDGLLGLMASSYTLPVNIGNPVEHTIEEFAVIIKNLVPGCRSTVATGAAVEDDPQRRRPDITIAETHLNWSPKISLQDGLQRTIDYFKEELTRTTFYNNQTYMDVKVKSRH, translated from the exons ATGATAAGACAATCATTGAAATTTCGAAAGACCGTAACCATCATTTGTGTTTTATCTTTAC tTATCTTAATATTTCTCATTCTTAggcaaaatcaaataaatagcaCAGGAAGTGCCAGACAAAACCAAAGAATAGATAAGGATTTCCAGGACATAGAGTACCGAGATTTTAATCACATGCCAAAGAAAAATTActtcaatcaaaatattttaaaagagatGGAAAGTAACAAAGTTGTTGATAATTCAAACCTAGAGCTGGCAGAAGCGAAAGCACGAATAGAAATATTAGAGAAAAAATTAGCTATTTTAGAAGGAAGAATACCACAAAAATATCCTGATGTCAAATATCTTGGATATAAGGAACGAAAGAGAATATtg gtCACAGGTGGGGCAGGATTTGTTGGATCTCACCTTGTCGACATTCTTATGACTCAAGGACATGAAGTCATTGTTGTTGACAATTTTTTCACTGGCCGCAAAAGAAATGTTGAGCATTGGTTCGGACACAGAAATTTTGAGATGATTCATCATGATATTGTGAATCCATTATATATTGAG GCAGATGAAATATACCACTTAGCTAGTCCAGCGAGCCCACCACATTACATGCAAAACcctgtaaaaacaattaaaacaaatactttgGGAACAATCAATATgcttg gtttGGCGAGGAGAGTGGGAGCAAAAATTTTAATAGCTAGCACCTCTGAAGTCTATGGTGACCCAATGGTTCATCCACAACCGGAATCATACTGGGGCCACGTCAATCCAAtag GGCCACGTGCGTGCTATGACGAAGGCAAGAGAGTGGCAGAAACACTAGCGTACTCATACGCCAAGCAGGAGAATGTGTCTGTACGAGTTGCcagaatatttaatacttatggACCTCGAATGCACGTTTCGGATGGAAGAGTCGTGTCCAATTTCATTATGCAAGCTATACAAAATTTAACTATTACA gTTTATGGCAATGGAAAACAAACGCGGTCGTTTTGTTATGTCTCGGATCTGGTAGATGGCCTATTAGGACTAATGGCTTCCAGTTATACCTTACCAGTTAATATTGGAAATCCAGTAGAACATACTATAGAAG AATTtgctgtaataataaagaatCTAGTCCCCGGGTGTCGTAGTACCGTAGCAACTGGTGCTGCTGTCGAAGATGACCCTCAGCGCCGACGTCCAGATATCACCATAGCTGAAACACATCTCAATTGGTCTCCTaag ataTCTCTACAAGATGGGTTACAGAGAACGATTGATTATTTCAAAGAAGAGTTGACGAGAACAACATTCTACAACAACCAAACGTACATGGACGTAAAAGTAAAAAGTCGACATTAA
- the LOC126778785 gene encoding uncharacterized protein LOC126778785, producing MNVKRRILLLLFAVLIANIVTATSYSDFKKLKRRGADDCKPLVVAHRGASGYVPEHTLGAYALAITMGADYVEPDLVMTSDGYLISRHENELGHTTDVSTRPEFADRYRTQNVSGKIVSGWFSEDFTLAEIKTLRATEPIPLIRPGNARLDKAYDIPTFQEIIELVKALEISENRTIGIYPELKYGLHFQRLGLAMEPKVVEVFHRNGYFDKDSPVYIQSFEISNLRKLKKLTNLRLLQLYGARTGMPYDQAELGTGLTYAQMATPKGLADVADYAAAVGPEKSYIIPRNLANNLGSPTTFVEDAHAVGLEVHPWTFRAENIYLPKEFQNNNSPIAFGDLESEIKAFLDAGVDGLFVDQPDILVRVRGQCSD from the coding sequence ATGAACGTGAAAAGACGTATATTATTACTTCTATTTGCGGTTCTCATCGCTAATATTGTAACAGCTACATCATATTCcgattttaagaaattaaagagGCGTGGTGCTGATGATTGCAAGCCATTAGTAGTTGCCCATAGAGGTGCTAGTGGCTATGTACCTGAACACACTCTTGGTGCCTATGCTTTGGCAATAACAATGGGAGCCGATTACGTCGAGCCCGATTTAGTGATGACTAGTGACGGATATTTAATCTCACGACATGAAAATGAACTGGGTCATACTACTGATGTATCCACGCGTCCTGAATTTGCTGATCGTTATCGAACCCAAAATGTCAGTGGAAAAATTGTCTCAGGTTGGTTTTCAGAAGATTTTACACTCGCAGAAATTAAAACGTTAAGAGCTACAGAACCAATACCACTAATACGGCCGGGAAATGCAAGATTGGATAAAGCTTACGACATACCAACATTCcaagaaataattgaattagTAAAAGCCTTAGAAATAAGTGAAAATCGAACTATTGGAATTTATCCAGAATTAAAATATGGCTTACATTTCCAACGCCTAGGATTAGCGATGGAACCTAAAGTAGTAGAGGTATTTCACAGAAACGGCTATTTCGACAAAGATTCTCCTGTTTATATACAATCGTTTGAAATCAGCAATTTAAGAAAGCTCAAAAAACTAACAAATCTTCGACTTTTGCAATTATATGGTGCTAGAACAGGCATGCCCTATGATCAAGCTGAACTTGGTACTGGGCTGACTTATGCTCAAATGGCAACTCCAAAGGGACTTGCTGATGTCGCTGATTATGCTGCAGCTGTAGGACCAgaaaagagttatattattCCTCGAAATCTAGCGAATAATCTGGGTTCACCGACGACTTTTGTGGAAGATGCTCATGCTGTGGGTCTTGAAGTTCATCCGTGGACTTTTCGagctgaaaatatatatttgcctaAAGAGTtccaaaataataattcacCTATCGCATTTGGTGACCTTGAGAGTGAAATCAAGGCATTTCTAGACGCGGGTGTAGACGGTTTATTTGTCGACCAGCCTGATATATTGGTTCGAGTTCGAGGACAATGCAGtgactga